Genomic segment of Kibdelosporangium phytohabitans:
GTGGCCGGTGCCGCCGATCTCGACTCCCGCCACCGGGCCGGGCTCGACGCGGAACTGGCCCGCCTGGCCAGGCGGCGGCTCGGCCTGCTCACCGCGGAGACGCAGGACGTGTTGCGCTCGGCCGCTTTGCTCGGCGAGCGGTTCGACCTCGGCGACCTCGCGGTGCTGATGCGCGCCTCTCCCACCGATCTCGTCGCGGGCGTGGCGGAAGCCGTCGCGGCGGGCATGCTGGACGCTGACGGCCAGCGTCTGGCGTTCCGCAACGCTGTCCTGCCCACGGTGCTGGTCGAGGAGTTGCGTCCGGAACTCAGGGCCGCGCTGCGCCGTGAGGCCGCCGAGGTGCTTGCCGCAGCCGGTGTGCCTGCCGAACGAGTCGCGGCGCAGCTGCTCGACGTGGCTCCGGTCGACGCGTGGACCGTGCGATGGGTGCTGGACAACACCGCCGCCGTGGCCACGCGGAACCCGGTGACCGCTTTCGAGTTGCTCGACCACGTCATCGCGGGCACGTCGGGCGACGAGGAACGCCACGACGCGCTGGCGGTGCACCGGGTGCGGCTGGCGTTCCGGCTCGGCCGAAAACCGCGCACCGAAGCCGAAACCGTGCTGAACGCGACCAGCAATCCCGAGTACGCCGCCGAAATGCGGTGGATCGTCGGCTTCCTCGACTACATGTCGGGCGCTGCCGGCAAGGCCGGCGACAATTTGCGTGCCGCGGCAGCGGATTCGACGGTCCCCGCGGTCTGGCGTGCCAGGTACGAGGCGTTGCGGGCGCAGTTCGAGCGGGGCCCCGACGAGCTCGCGGCGGCGGAGCTGGCCACGAGCATCGTGTTGCGGCACGCGATGAGCACGGCGAATCCCACGGCCACGATGGAGGCGTACAAGGAACTGTGGTTCCTCGCGACCGCGCGGCGCGACCACCAGGCCGCGCTGGGATACGCCGAGAGGGCGCTGGAGTTCGTCCAGCGCAGCACCGACCTCGTCCACTCCCAGCTGGGCCTGCTGGACAGCCGCGTCATCTCGCTGCAGAACCTGGACCGGCTCGACGACGCGACGCACACGCTGGCCAGGATGCGCTACATCGGCGATCGCCTGCAGCCGTCCGCGGGACGCCCGCACATCCTGACCGCGGTGCACTACTACTGGCTCGGTCGCTGGGACGACGCGCTGGCGCACCTCGGCTTCGCCGGACCGGAGCACGGCGGCCAGGTGCACCGCCTGTCCGCCCAGTCACCGCTGTTCCGGCACGGCGTCGCGGCCCTGATCGCCGCCCGCCGGGCAGACGTGGCCCAACTGCGGGCACACCTGCGCGCGGTGGAGTCGGATCCCCTTGTCACGGGCATAGATCCGGACAGTTGCGACTTCCTGGTGATGGCCCGCGCGGTGGAGACCGGCTTCCGGCTGGGTGCCGACGCGGAGCTGGCGGCGCTGGATCCCATTCTCCACTCGAAGTACGACCTGACGATGGCGCGCCACCAGTGGCTGCCCGGGATCGTGCGGCGTGCACTGGAAGCAGGCGATCAGGACCGCGTCACCGCGGCCATGCGCGTGAGCGAGTCCGAGGCGGCGAAGGAAGTTGTCCCGGCCCGTGCGCACGCGGCGTTGCGCTGGTGCCAGGGGCTGCTCGACCGGGATCCGGACGCCCTGCTCGACGTCGGCTGGCGCTTGCGTGAGGCCGGCAGGTCAGTCGAATCGGCCGCCGCTCTGGTCGACGCCGCGATGGCCTTCGCCGAACAGGACCGGATCACGTTGGCGAAGCTGACGTTCGCCGAGGCGTTGCCGGTGTTGACCGAGTTGGGCGCCGCCGTCGACGTCGACCGGGCCATGACGCTGATGCGCGCGCTCGGAGTCGACAGCGTACCGGCGAACAGGCCGGTCCCGCCGGGGTGGGCGTCACTGTCTGATGTGGAGCGTTCGACTGTCAGGTTGTTCGCCGAGCAGCGTTCGTATCCCGAGATCGCCGCCGAGCTCGAGGTGTCCCGCAGGGACGTACAGGCACATCTGTTCGGCGCTATGCGGAAGCTGGGCGTCGAGTCCCGTGCCGATCTCGTCGCGAGCCTGCGTGACGCGTTCAGCTGACGCGGACGGGTCACTTCAGCTGAACACAGGGTGTCGCGCCCTGACTGTTCTTCTCCCAGCGGATGTTGGTGAAGGTCGCGTCGAACTGGCCGCCGGTGTACAGCAGGAACGGGGTGTCGACCTTCTTCGGGTCCAGGCCACTTCCGGTGAAGCAGGACAACGGGATCCGGACGGTCGACGCCTTCCCGGCGGGGAGGTTCGCGAACAGGTTCGTGACAGCCACCTGCGACCCGCACGGATATCCACAGTGGACCTGGAGTGAGGTCGCGGCGGTCGGCGCCCTCTGCACGGTGGTGTCGAAGACGAGCGCCCCGCCCGCGAAGGAGCTGAGGTCCTTCGGGCTACGCGGCGACTGCAGGTAGATCTGGGCGGGGGCGTCGCCTTTCCAGGTCACTCGCAGACCGGAGCCCGCGGGTGCCGCCTGGATGGACGTCTGTTTCGCGCCGGAGGAGTGGATCTCGACGCCTCCCCAGTTGGCGGCGTCGCCGATGAAGCCGGTGAACGGCTGGATCGCGCCGTTGTCGTAGAGCCGCAGTGACGCCGGGCCGTCGTTGGTCCTGACCTGCTCGGTGTTCGGCGGCGCCGGCTTGGTGCCCGGTGAGCCACCCGCGGGTGGTTTGGCGGTGACGGTGGTGATCGTGGTCGTCGGGGGCACGCTGGTGGTCGCCGGCGTGCTCGCACTGGTCGTGGTGGTGTCCGCGACGAGTGGTGCGCGGGCGTTCATCGGCTGGACCTCGTCCCCGCCCTTGCTCGTGATGAGCAGCGTGGTGACGACGGCGAGCGCGATGATGGCCGTCGCCGCGACGGCAGGCAACAGCCACTTCCTGCGGGACGTGGTCACCGTCGGCACCGGAGACGGCGTGCCCCTCGGTGGCGTCAGAGGCCACGGGGCCGATGGCACAGGCACGGTGACCGGCTTGGGGCGGGTGGCGACGGCAGCGGCACCGAGGGCGACGGTGAACTTCGGGTGCAGCGTGACTCGAACCGGCTTGCCGAACTCACCCGACACCATCTGGGAGACAAGGGGGATGCGCGAGGAGCCGCCGGCGAGCAGCACCGCGGAGAGGTCCTCGGCGCGCAGGCCCGCCGACGCGATCGTGCGGCGCAGCGCGTCGGTGGTCAGCTGCACCGACGGCCTGATCATGTCGTTGAACTCGAGGCGGGTGACCGTGACCTGCCTCGATATGGACGGCAGCGGGACGGTGATCGTCACGTCCGGCTCGATCGACAGGTCCTCCTTGGCGCGCACGCATGCCGCGCGGACCTCGACGAGGATGGCGGC
This window contains:
- a CDS encoding Hsp70 family protein, whose protein sequence is MWYGAGIDLGTSFTAAAVSGAGRTQMVPLSKEMIVPSVAYPAPDGALLTGTAALAAVDDPERVARNFKRRLGDPTPLVLGGSAYSAAVLMAAQLRDVLAGMSRFAGGPPGSVVLTCPAIWGPYRREHFTEVLRLAGVSEYRLITEPEAAATHYSSERRLGDGEVVAVYDLGGGTFDTTILRMSGGETEILGTPEGIEHMGGIDFDETLIAHVDNELGGAITDLDPADPATAAILVEVRAACVRAKEDLSIEPDVTITVPLPSISRQVTVTRLEFNDMIRPSVQLTTDALRRTIASAGLRAEDLSAVLLAGGSSRIPLVSQMVSGEFGKPVRVTLHPKFTVALGAAAVATRPKPVTVPVPSAPWPLTPPRGTPSPVPTVTTSRRKWLLPAVAATAIIALAVVTTLLITSKGGDEVQPMNARAPLVADTTTTSASTPATTSVPPTTTITTVTAKPPAGGSPGTKPAPPNTEQVRTNDGPASLRLYDNGAIQPFTGFIGDAANWGGVEIHSSGAKQTSIQAAPAGSGLRVTWKGDAPAQIYLQSPRSPKDLSSFAGGALVFDTTVQRAPTAATSLQVHCGYPCGSQVAVTNLFANLPAGKASTVRIPLSCFTGSGLDPKKVDTPFLLYTGGQFDATFTNIRWEKNSQGATPCVQLK
- a CDS encoding BTAD domain-containing putative transcriptional regulator; this encodes MAAFGISRSPLPRVQLLGPVRAWLGDDEVKLGSGGCRAVFSALALRVNETVSKAELIDGLWGERPPATAVGILHIYIHDLRKALEPQRGKGTDATVLVTIQNSYSLRLPEEQLDERRFAALHEQAQRHWATGRLPAAVDALDAALALWHGEPLHDVPGPYAGMQRARLEESRITAVERRSALLLIRGDHEKAVPALTELVAAAPSRETTRGLLMVALNQSGRRAEAVKLYQETERTLLDEQGIEPGPALRRIHQAILAGQPITPDAVTAGVWTPRPDIITLSADARPAPPPVLVGRDGDLAWLRSRLRRLLNGHGDCAAIDGVQGVGKTALVAAAFAEPDDSYTVAWVSLSGQPDPAEQVGQFCATRPLVFVVDDLHALDDDGLLVWERLHRLTKHLPLLLIGVFQALPARPRPIRLWETFGATGSRFRTIRPLTSRDVDELVERRFNAPCGPGLRELLAVAGGNPSFVNQLLDTVTVARALRLVAGAADLDSRHRAGLDAELARLARRRLGLLTAETQDVLRSAALLGERFDLGDLAVLMRASPTDLVAGVAEAVAAGMLDADGQRLAFRNAVLPTVLVEELRPELRAALRREAAEVLAAAGVPAERVAAQLLDVAPVDAWTVRWVLDNTAAVATRNPVTAFELLDHVIAGTSGDEERHDALAVHRVRLAFRLGRKPRTEAETVLNATSNPEYAAEMRWIVGFLDYMSGAAGKAGDNLRAAAADSTVPAVWRARYEALRAQFERGPDELAAAELATSIVLRHAMSTANPTATMEAYKELWFLATARRDHQAALGYAERALEFVQRSTDLVHSQLGLLDSRVISLQNLDRLDDATHTLARMRYIGDRLQPSAGRPHILTAVHYYWLGRWDDALAHLGFAGPEHGGQVHRLSAQSPLFRHGVAALIAARRADVAQLRAHLRAVESDPLVTGIDPDSCDFLVMARAVETGFRLGADAELAALDPILHSKYDLTMARHQWLPGIVRRALEAGDQDRVTAAMRVSESEAAKEVVPARAHAALRWCQGLLDRDPDALLDVGWRLREAGRSVESAAALVDAAMAFAEQDRITLAKLTFAEALPVLTELGAAVDVDRAMTLMRALGVDSVPANRPVPPGWASLSDVERSTVRLFAEQRSYPEIAAELEVSRRDVQAHLFGAMRKLGVESRADLVASLRDAFS